GCTGCGACGCCCGCGGGGCAGGCGGGAGCCGCCCTCACATTGTCTTCACCCCGGGGAGCACGCAGAGCATCTCGAACAGCAGGTTTGCCCCCAGGAGGGCTGTGTTACCTACggcaagacaaaaaaagggggggggggggggagaaacaAGCCATGACCGCCCAACCGCTTTCGCCCGCGGCGGTCAGCCGCCTCTGCCGGGCACGCACGTCTTACTCTCGACCGTCTCTCGACTCACCAGAGACATCGTACATCGGTGCAACTTCTACAAGGTCACATCCCACTATGTTCAGGCCTTTGCAGCCACGAATAATCTCCAaagcctaggaaaaaaaacagatgcgGGATCAAGAAACACATCTGAGCTAGCGGGCTGGGCGGGGCTCTGCTTTCCCCATACGCAGCTAAAGAAACCCAACCTATACAGACCAAATCGCATCAGTTCGACACGTCCGCTCCTCGTTACCGCTACGAAACGCTCCCCGGCCTCCCCAACCCTTCGCTTCGCCGCGCTGGCGGCACGGCCTCTTCCAACGGGAGCAAAAACGTCCCCTTCCCGCTGGGAAACGAAGCCGCGTCCCCCTTACCTGCGCAGGCGTCAGCCCGGCTATCTCCGGCGTCCCGGTGCCCGGGGCGTAGGCGGGGTCTAGTCCATCGATATCGAAACTGATGTACACCGGCTTGtcccccatctccttcctcacctCCACCATCAGCGGCTCCAGGGTCTTCCTCCAGCACTCTTCAGCCGGGACCACCCGGAAACCCTGCGGGCGCACAGACACGCAGGCACCCACTCAGGGAAAGGCGGGCAAAGCGGAGCAtcccctgccctgccggggATTCCTGCCAGGATAAATCCTCATCGCAGGGCCGAGCTGCAGAGGTGCACCTCGAAGCACCCTCCGCTCAGCCCCGCTTTCTTATTCGCCGCTCAGCTACCGGCTCGGCGCGCCGGGAGCGTTTGTCCTGCGGGCCGAGCCGCTGGCGCGGGACGAGACGCCGAAGAGACATTTCTCTTCCTGCCGAAGCTAAGGGCGTATTAACGACACGGGAATATTAACGGCAGGGAAAGCCGGCAGCGCTCAGCGCACGCCTGCAGCTGAGCCTACCTGGTCCCGGCAGTACTTGTAAGGATCGGGGTCGTAGGAGGAGCCTCGGATGCCGATCTGGACCACGCGCCCGCAGTCCAGCAGCCCTTCCTCCACGCAGCGCCGGAACGGGGTCCCATGGAAGATCTTCTCTCCCAGGCCTCTGTCTCCGGTGTCGGTGTGAGCATCCACGTGCACCAGTCCCACGGGACCGTACCTAGTCGAGACAGGGTGGCCGCGTTAGTCCCCATCCCGTGCGCGACGGCCCTGCCTAGGCCGTGGATGGCAAACAGGGAGCCTTCCCAAGGCTCCTTCCCAGGCCCTCGCTCTACATCTCCAGGTCGGAAACTTACTTCTCTGCCACGGCCTGCAGGATGGGGTACGTTATGGTGTGATCTCCACCTGCAACAGGACAGGGAAGAGGGCGTAACACACTGCAAGAGGTGCTCAGCACTCATTACGTTTGTCCCCAGgtgatttttcccccccccttgcATTTATCCCGCGCTTGTTTAGACACCCCAGGGCTTCATTCCCAAAGGAAAACCCGAGGCTCCCGGGTGCAGCttgcttcctctcttctcttccctcctcgGGAGGACCAGAGATGCAGGACTGCTGGCAGGGGCAGCCCGCGGAGCGGGACCCTTGACCAGGGTTATAAATAGGAGCTTGATTCACCCCTGAGGACGCTGTAACTGGTAATTTGCCCCTCGTTACTCTATACGCCCGCTTCACTTAGGGCTGCCAAGCTGCGACAGCTGGAAACTTGAACACGCGTCCAAATTACGCCTCGGGCAAAGCAGCACGCTGCCGGGCGCTCGCTCAAGCTTGACGCTTTTCAGAGGGACCCCAACTGCTCTCGCTTTGGGTCCTGCTCGAGAGGACACCAAAGGCACGACGGGATCTGCGGTTGAGCTTCAGGCTGTGCACTGCAACGCTCTCCCGGCTGACCCGTTCTCCCCCTTTTTGACACAAGAGGCGTCGCCGACGGCAGTAATTTCAGCAGAGAGCGTGGAAACGTACCCACGATTTGCCCATTTAGCCCGTGATTTAGCACAACACCCCGTGCAGAGGACAGATTCATCGCTCGCCACCTACCGCGTTCAGACTGAAcgagggcagaggagagggagttTGGATGAGCAGGGACGCGGTGGCACGGCAGGGAGACGCGGGGTCCTTACCCAAGGTGAGGGGCACGCAGCCGGAGGCCACTATCTTCTGGTAGGACTCTCGGATGAGGCGGCAGCTGTCGGGCAGGTTGTAGAGGTTCACGTTCACGTCCCCGATGTCAGCCACCTGCAGGGAGTCGAAAGGCGCTGCCCCGGTGCTGCCGTTGTACCTCCTCACCATCGCCGACTCGGCCCGGATCTGGCGCGGACCGAACCTGGGGAGACGGCACGGCCGGGAAAAGCTGCCGGGCAGAGTTCCCGATGCCAGCACCACCCACCCAGCGCTCCTCTCGCGGGAGGAGAGCCGTGCAGGCCGGCCGGCCGGAACAAAGCACCGGCTTCTAGCCCTTACCTGGCTCCCGGGCGGTTGGACGTGCCCGTGTCTAGAGGGACGCCGACAAAAGCCGCGTCGAGTCCCTCCGCCGACGCCTGAACGGGCAGTTTCATCATGGAGCAGACCCCCGCGGGCCGGGCCACAAACTGGGCACTGGGGGGCACGTTGAACCGCGAGCCCCGGCGGCAAGGGGCCCCGTGCCCCGGGGCCGGGTGCCAGCGGAGCCCCACGGACGCGCCGGGcgaggagctggaggcagcgAGGAGAGCCGGGGACCGCGGGCTGCTGCGTGCAGCCGCAGACAGCTTGCGAGCGCAGAGCC
This is a stretch of genomic DNA from Gymnogyps californianus isolate 813 chromosome 21, ASM1813914v2, whole genome shotgun sequence. It encodes these proteins:
- the AGMAT gene encoding agmatinase, mitochondrial; translation: MRRLLWAGCSQLLPREAGLCARKLSAAARSSPRSPALLAASSSSPGASVGLRWHPAPGHGAPCRRGSRFNVPPSAQFVARPAGVCSMMKLPVQASAEGLDAAFVGVPLDTGTSNRPGARFGPRQIRAESAMVRRYNGSTGAAPFDSLQVADIGDVNVNLYNLPDSCRLIRESYQKIVASGCVPLTLGGDHTITYPILQAVAEKYGPVGLVHVDAHTDTGDRGLGEKIFHGTPFRRCVEEGLLDCGRVVQIGIRGSSYDPDPYKYCRDQGFRVVPAEECWRKTLEPLMVEVRKEMGDKPVYISFDIDGLDPAYAPGTGTPEIAGLTPAQALEIIRGCKGLNIVGCDLVEVAPMYDVSGNTALLGANLLFEMLCVLPGVKTM